AATTGTATGAGAATGACTTGCTTGTGATGGTCTCCTGAAGTACTCGTAAAAACATATTACATTTAGGTGCTTTTTAAGATTCCTAATTTCCTGAAGGCAATAAGATTCATCTCAAACCGGGTTTAAAAACTCCGAATCGGGATCCACATCAGAATTGACCATCAAAAGATATGAGCTTTCACCTCAACTCTAGGCATTGGGGTTTTTCAGAATCAGCCGGAGCAAGACCGGAGGAGGAtcggagggggagggggaacaGTTCGGATACAAGGTCGTAGTTGAATGGTTTTTATTGAAAATTCAAGAGATCTCTGTGTAATCAGACAAAAGCAAAAGTGAACCAACACTAAAATTTGCATGTAAGCAACAGAACATCAGTCTCAAGCATGGAACAAAACCCTTATATATTGGAATAAAAAAGTTCTTAAGAAGTTCACAACACTGGGTACCCAGAGGAAACCCAAAACGCATCAACAAATTTCAAGGCACCTCATACTACCTGATCCCATCACTCATCCAAACCCAACACCATCCCCCCGCCTCTACCCACAACACCAACGGGggaaaggataaaaagaaagaaaaaactctaAAAAGTATAATCACTATAATATTgctaacaaaaaagaaaaaggaaacccaaaaaaatctcTTCACCCCGCTCTCTCGTACTCTCCAATCCACAGAATTCCCACTTGGACACAAGTCACCCAGTCTCTGTGTCGGCTCTAAACATTACTGCTGCTTGCACTCTGGAGGCCTCTCACCCTGCGGACCTTCCCCAGTTTGGGCTCTCCCACTCTTCTGCAGTTTACAGAGTCAAATGGACACATTAAAAGTTTTAATCAAACCAATAATGCTAAGAAATAAAAAGATTACAGGATAATTCTAATCTCTTACCTTCGGTCCAGCTGATGACTGTGAGAACATCAGAAACAAATGGTGTTAAGTCAGGACTGAAAAAAGAGTCGAGTAAATAACAGTCAAAAAAGATTCATAAAATTGTGTACCTTCTTCCTGCTCTTgctttcctcttcatcttcatcatcatcatcctcgtcctcatcatcttcatcttcctcgtcatcctcatcttcttcagcatcctcatcttcttcttcatcgtcatCTCCTTCTATATCTTCAAACTCATCACCTTGAACAGCCTCCCCTGTAAACCACGACACAGCATGGGGTATAATTTTGTCTCGAATGGTCGACCTGCACAAGGCATCAGACAACCCCAGTTCATTCCAAATGGCACATGCAATGGTTTGGAAAGGTCAAGGAAAGATACTCAACTCTGACCAGAAGAacaaaggggggaaaaaagatttcaaacattcaaataaattacatcatatttgaataaaaatttcagctCAGCCAGCATTTTCGCATCTTATAAAGTTTCGAATGACTAGCAATTTCTGTTGGATCTCcgaagaaaacaaaatacaagaaataTGTTAGAATTCAAGGAGCTCTACCCATAAGAATGATTTAACTTACCCAATGTCATAGTCTTGTTCCATTTGATTTTGAAGCTGCTCAGCCTGTCATGGAAAGAATATCAATTACCGAACATTAACCACCTAAATGGCCTAATGACAAGTATTGATACAATACTTACAGTCTCTTCATCAATATCATCGTCGTCCTCGGGAACCTGAGGAGGATTGAAGAAGTTGAAGAAACTTTCGCAGTCCTCAGTTTTGGTGATGGGCTTGGCATTCTTGGATCCCTTTCTTGGCTTCTTTTTCAGGACCTTCTGTGTCAAGCTTTTCCCAGGACACCATTCAATCTCCGTCCTACAACACAACCAAAATAAAGTGCAATATAAGGAAAGAAGAGTAAACAAGAACACTATCGCAAAAACTTCTACAGTTGCAAACAAACTTACCCTATTGCTTTCTCTAGAATTGGCTCATCATCGTCAATCATGTGGTATGTTTTTGTTAGTACTGAATTCTTGAAGTAAGGATTAGGATCAAAGAAGAATTCAAGCTTGAAACCCTTAGGATCATCAATCCTATACCACTTGATATCTTTGAGATACTTGAGAGCTCCTTCATCACGCTCTGAGATCTGGAGTCCGGAAAAAGCAACATCAAAATTCAATACTGAAACAATAAGCAGTACAAAAAGGCTAATTCCATCACTATACCTCCTCAGCCAAGACTTCATTAGTCTTCATTGCAGTGAGCCAAAAATTAGGCACCCCTTTCTCTGGACAAGTGTATATAACAAGTTAATAAAGATGCAAGCAAATTAAGCCATCCACAATTCCTATTTTCTTGTACCTTCTGCAGTTTTATCTTCTCCTTGGTCTGTCACAGGTTCAGTGGAAACTACTCCTTCAACTTCGACTACACCATTCACAATTTCATATCGCTGGAAAGAGTGCAAAAGAACTACTGAGCAGGGTTggacaaaatagagaaaagtaCAAACATCTTAGAAGTATCAGCAGCCAAATAATAAATACCAGCAAAGCTACAAAATGGACTCTTTGACGGGCATGCCCTATGGGTGTTCACCTATActtggaccattttacccccaagAACCCATGCTGGACAAGATGACACAAGGGTGTGGCTGCAAATATATGAGTTTAGGATATCAAATCCTTATCTATTCCATTCTGTATTGAAACTCCGTTGTTTGATTGTTTCTATTTCATTCTGAATATTTTAGATTCAATTCCTTGTTTGGACTACACCCAGCATTAACCCTGATCTGACAATTTTGTAAAGTCGTATAACTTGCAGTCAAAAATTAATCCACATAAATGGCTGGATTTATAAACATCCTTGTATTAATTTTATACATTATTCcaatcttattatttttggagCTCTTAATGTCATATTGCTAGTTCAAAATGTATTGTTCTGCTACTAAACATCATCTTTCATTAGATATTACCAATAATGAAAAAATAGCCTCCTCGCCTACTTGGAGATTGCATGTCATTTGTAAAAAAATGTATCCATATGTAACTCTAGGTGATTGCCTGATTGCTAAACCCATGGTACCATAATCTCCATATCTAAGATTTTAAAGGTTAAAGCATTCAACTCCTAAACATATCCATACCAAACACACCCTCACCCTAACCAATGTAACAAAAGGCGACATAACCTATCATTCAATCAGTAATGTATAAAGCAAACCCAACACAACTCCTTGGTACAAGGTTGTATAATATTGAATTATAAAAGACAATAAaacattttttaatttcaatttattcacaaaaatttaaagaaaatgagatatCATACCTTGGAGTACAGTGGTTCATACAGCTTCTGGTATTTTGCCTCAAGTGCTgctctctcctcaaaaaattTAGCCTCCAGTTCATCATGTTGACCCTGCAAATCAAGAAAGCATTAGAAGGATCGGGGACCAGAAAATTCATCattaaaaacaagaggaaaaaaaaaagaagaaaaacaatagCATCTCTTGCCCTAAAGTATTCAAGCAATCTAAACAAAGGCAGAGAAAAAAGGATGAAAGCATAATCACATAGAAAGTGAATATTAAACTACTGATGTCCCAATGTGCAAATTGTCTAACCATGGAAATGGATAATAGGCAGGAAAATCTAAAGAGCCAAGAGAAGAATATAAGGATCAAAAGTATTGGAGTAATGAAAAATGAGCAGAAAATCTAACGAACAAGCATAAATGAAGCTAGAAAAACTTTCTCATAAAAGATAATGGTCACAAACAATACCTGCAAGTTGTACGATCAATGGAATTGAATAAACATAACAAATCATATGAGGACGAAGCACAACTTTCTCGCTGCAGCTTATAAAGCATCAAAAGGGATGCAAAAAATCACTACGCAGGATGAAGCACAACTTTCTCTCTGTAGCTTATAAAGAATCAAAAGGGATGCAAAAACATCACCACGGAAACATAAAGTTGGTTCAAATATGAAGAGTATTGCAAATATGTAGAAAAAATACGTTTTACAATTCCTTTCCTGCCAATAAATTTCATAAATGTAAATCGTTACAGTTTTAAATGCAGATTGACCATCGAGAGGATCCATGAGAATTATCAATGGCCTGTTTAACTACACTGGAGCAGCTTGTCATGGACTCAAATTCCTCCGAGTCTCCCACCAATCCCCACATTGGCCAGCTTTGGGGAGGGTCTTGGGCTTCTTATAAGTTGGGGATGGTTTCCTCCCCCTAATGATGCATTTTTAGGGTGATTGGATTGGACCGTAACATGTGGAATCAGAGTCGGACAAAGAGATGTTGGGGATGAGGGTTGGGAGCACTgcagtgtgggtcccacatagaGGTACGGGTTCTCACACAACCCCCAGGAGTGCACCAAGGATTGAGTAGGGGAGATTGTCATGGAATCAAACTCCTCCTTGCTCAATCCTACATAGGCTATCTTTGGAAAGGGTCTTGGGCTTATAAGTGGGGTAAAGTTTCCTCCCCCTAAAAGATGCATCTTTTGAGGTGGTTGGACTGGACCCTGACAAGCTACTTCATTACATAACGAAATAAGCAACTACATCGAAACGGTTGGGTCTCATGCCCCTAATGAAAATGAAATTCGCCAAGCTTCACTATAACAGCATGCTGAAACAGGCCATTCAAGATAGATTCCAGACTGATATACCATAATCTGTCCATGCAAGTGCAATAAACCATCACAATTATGGCATTTCAGCTAACAATTTGATCCTCTGAGggataaagatagaaagaaacaTGTACACATAATTTTGGTGATACAACCACCGAAGCAATGCTCTAAGTAACAAAACAGTACCCACCATATTACACTGATATTTTGGCTAAATCAATCCATATTTTTCTAATCTATAACCCATGAATCAAACctttgagagaaagagagagagagagaaaacagagaagagaagttcacAATGGATAGAACAAATCCCCATCTATATTCGCAAGGAAATAAACCATAAGTGATCTACAGCTAACGAAGAGTTTTTCCAATTGAACAGCAAGGTAGGGTTTAGCTACTATACAAACTTGGGGAGACGCTGTAAAGTTCTCCACCAGTAACAATACACCTTGAAAtctattgcaaaaaaaaaagagggaacaGTTTTAAGTGCAAAGAACGAACCTGAATCTCCCTGAGAACCTCGACGCGTTTCCTGACATTTGGCGATAGAGTTTCAAGAACATCAGAGTGTTGTCCAGCCAGATGTTGAAGCTTGTCCTAtacaaacccaataaaccccacaGCCAAacccaacagaaaaaaaaattatatacagGGAACAACTTGAAATCACACGGACAAggccaaaaaaaattagaaaaatcgCACCTTTAGGGCAGTAACAAGACTTGCTCTATCCTCGGCACTAAGAGCTGCATAAGATATGAAGATAAGGCTTTAAAATACCTTAAAATCaacaaaactgaaaaagaaaaacgaTGAAAATCAAATAGGGAGAGATTAAGATTGATTATGAGGGTCAATAGTTACTATACCAGCAGCGGCGCCTGGAAGGGCGGAGTTAAGATCGGCCATGTTAAACTGATCCTTGTTATTACTCATGATGCGTGATGATAATAAAACCCTAGGGGTAAGAAAACCCTAGAACTTTTTTGGAGTAGTGTAGCAGTTCAGAAGAGTATTATAAGAACGAGTGGAGGAAAGGGAACAAGTAAGGAATCAAGATTGAGAGAGTTTGGAGTTTAGGCTCTGGAAGCGAAGAGCCGAAAGACAAacatatagagagagaaagagagacggGATGAGAGGTGTTGTGCTTCTTGACTTAAatctcccactctctctctctccctctccacgaAGGAAAACCTAATGAAACTTATCCCTCTCTATATACAAAGCGCCGATTAAACTTGATCCCCTAAACAAGTgaaatttaaatattaaatagtACCCTCACGAAAAGTAAAGAAAACCCCACTAGGGCTTTGCCTTGTTGCAATGGAAATCAAGGAGAGTTAAGGAAAAGGAAAtcaattgaattaaaaaattggAGAGAGTTTCCATACACAGCCATGCATGGTGCACAATTGTATTTTTAACCGTTGAATGAGTTTCTCGCATACGATTTTGATAGTTGAGTTCTTCCACACCCCTTTTGCCTGGCCCGAGTGAAGGTTCAACACCAAGGTCGTTACTAGTCATTGACTAACCTTCTCTTGTAGTCAGACAACCAAGTAGTTACCTTCATCGTTGAATGGGCATGATCATGTATAGTGTACGATCCTTTATCCCCATCAAACGGTTGCAGACACGGGTCATGCATGTATTCGTGCATCATACACAACTGTGCATAAATTTTttgcccaaatttttttttggaagtggGTTTTCCTACAAGGCCAGTATAAGAAGGAATAAGTACAGTACAATCAAATAGAAGTTGAAAAATGGCATCATTTATACAGGCTCACATGgtcaaaataaaagagaaatgtCAGTGTATCTCCCactgtttattatgtgaggaaGAAATCTGTACAAAGGCAGTGCaacaatctttttcccaaaaaaatttttaGGGACAAAGGAGCACACTCTCTGTTTATTAAACGCTTCCTATTGGACTATTCGATcaaaccccgcagtggcgggagcctcatgcactgggtacgcccttttttactGGACTATTCGATCACCCACTCTTCATTGGTGGAAAATTGCACTTTAGTGTCGTAGCGATCCCCTCTTCCATTTgattaaaagagagaaaaaacatGGTTTGAGTGTGTAGCGTACGCTAGCGCcttctatgtctatctctctcctcccgtAGTAAgggtagatatgtcatttcataggagggaaAAGAGACATAGACACATAGAGGCACTACCGTACGCTACGTAGCCTTGCAGAACAAATTCTCTACATTGGAATATTGATTTGTTAAGAGCTTCTGTTCCCAATATTTTGCTTAATATTATTAATTTGTCCCTCTCTAATACGGCTGACAGTTCATTGTGCACTTTGGCAAAAGATGGCCGTTTTAACACTAAGTTTGCAGTTAGATCCATTTTTTATAACCCCGCTACTCGTGATTTGCTCCAAACCACTTGGTGGGAATTCTTTTGGAAGCTAAATTTACATCCtaagtttaaaaattttttCTTGCGTGTATTACATGCAGGGCTCCCAATCAAGGCAACTCTCTCAAAATGGGTTCCATTCTACCCCACTTGTGCTTTCTATGGCACTTGTATCGAGACCGCTTGACACATTTTCCACtcatgtgattgggttaaacatacATGGGTTGCTAGTCCTCTGGGATTGAGAACCAAGTTTCTCTCCCACCCCTTATTGGAACATTTCTGCATTTCTATTCTGTTGCACCGCAAGCTTGATAAGTCCTCTCTGATTTGGTTCTTTTTCGATTTTCATAATaacttattattttatttgaaattctCGGAACTTTTTTTATTAAAGGCTTGAAAAGCCTAATCCCCAAAAA
The sequence above is a segment of the Telopea speciosissima isolate NSW1024214 ecotype Mountain lineage chromosome 7, Tspe_v1, whole genome shotgun sequence genome. Coding sequences within it:
- the LOC122669580 gene encoding nucleosome assembly protein 1;4 isoform X2; protein product: MSNNKDQFNMADLNSALPGAAAALSAEDRASLVTALKDKLQHLAGQHSDVLETLSPNVRKRVEVLREIQGQHDELEAKFFEERAALEAKYQKLYEPLYSKRYEIVNGVVEVEGVVSTEPVTDQGEDKTAEEKGVPNFWLTAMKTNEVLAEEISERDEGALKYLKDIKWYRIDDPKGFKLEFFFDPNPYFKNSVLTKTYHMIDDDEPILEKAIGTEIEWCPGKSLTQKVLKKKPRKGSKNAKPITKTEDCESFFNFFNPPQVPEDDDDIDEETAEQLQNQMEQDYDIGSTIRDKIIPHAVSWFTGEAVQGDEFEDIEGDDDEEEDEDAEEDEDDEEDEDDEDEDDDDEDEEESKSRKKKSGRAQTGEGPQGERPPECKQQ
- the LOC122669580 gene encoding nucleosome assembly protein 1;4 isoform X1 — its product is MSNNKDQFNMADLNSALPGAAAALSAEDRASLVTALKDKLQHLAGQHSDVLETLSPNVRKRVEVLREIQGQHDELEAKFFEERAALEAKYQKLYEPLYSKRYEIVNGVVEVEGVVSTEPVTDQGEDKTAEEKGVPNFWLTAMKTNEVLAEEISERDEGALKYLKDIKWYRIDDPKGFKLEFFFDPNPYFKNSVLTKTYHMIDDDEPILEKAIGTEIEWCPGKSLTQKVLKKKPRKGSKNAKPITKTEDCESFFNFFNPPQVPEDDDDIDEETAEQLQNQMEQDYDIGSTIRDKIIPHAVSWFTGEAVQGDEFEDIEGDDDEEEDEDAEEDEDDEEDEDDEDEDDDDEDEEESKSRKKSSAGPKKSGRAQTGEGPQGERPPECKQQ